The following are from one region of the Actinoplanes sp. L3-i22 genome:
- a CDS encoding carboxyl transferase domain-containing protein: MTTPVLGTRSGPGTPAFDRNAEAHRSLVADLNAQLATARLGGPEKSRTRHVDRGKLLPRDRVDSLVDPSSPFLELSPLAAHGLYDDQAPAAGIITGVGRVAGRECVIVANDATVKGGTYYPLTVKKHLRAQEVALHNRLPCIYLVDSGGAYLPRQDEVFPDREHFGRIFYNQAQMSARAIPQIAAVLGSCTAGGAYVPAMSDEAVIVRNQGTIFLGGPPLVKAATGEIVTAEDLGGGDLHAKVSGVVDHLADDDADALRIVRSIVSTLAPRTPAPWPRIPTEEPAVDPGELYGVVPTDPRTPYDVREVIARIVDGSRFAEFKPDYGDTLVTGFAHLHGHPVGIVANNGVLFAESALKGAHFIELCDQRGIPLVFLQNITGFMVGREYEAGGIAKHGAKLVTAVATTRVPKLTVVIGGSFGAGNYAMCGRAYSPRFLFMWPNARISVMGGEQAATVLGTVGSANDPDAIRAQYETQGHPYYSTARIWDDGVIDPADTRTVLGLSLSIAANAPLAEPGFGVFRM, encoded by the coding sequence ATGACGACCCCGGTACTGGGTACCCGCAGCGGCCCCGGCACGCCGGCGTTCGACCGCAACGCCGAGGCGCACCGGTCCCTGGTCGCCGACCTGAACGCGCAGCTCGCGACGGCTCGGCTGGGCGGGCCGGAGAAGTCCCGGACCCGGCACGTGGACCGCGGCAAGCTGCTGCCCCGGGACCGGGTCGACAGCCTGGTCGACCCGTCGTCGCCGTTCCTCGAGCTGTCCCCGCTGGCCGCGCACGGCCTCTACGACGACCAGGCGCCGGCGGCCGGCATCATCACCGGGGTCGGCCGGGTCGCCGGCCGCGAGTGCGTGATCGTCGCGAACGACGCCACGGTCAAGGGCGGCACCTACTACCCGCTGACGGTCAAGAAGCATCTGCGGGCGCAGGAGGTGGCGCTGCACAACCGGCTGCCCTGCATCTACCTGGTCGACTCGGGCGGTGCCTACCTGCCCCGGCAGGACGAGGTGTTCCCGGACCGGGAGCACTTCGGGCGGATCTTCTACAACCAGGCGCAGATGTCCGCGCGGGCGATCCCGCAGATCGCGGCGGTGCTGGGGTCGTGCACGGCCGGCGGCGCCTACGTGCCGGCCATGTCCGACGAGGCGGTGATCGTGCGCAACCAGGGCACCATCTTCCTCGGCGGGCCGCCGCTGGTGAAGGCGGCGACCGGGGAGATCGTGACCGCGGAGGACCTGGGCGGCGGGGACCTGCACGCCAAGGTGTCCGGCGTGGTGGACCATCTCGCCGACGACGACGCCGACGCGCTGCGCATCGTCCGGTCGATCGTGTCGACCCTGGCCCCGCGCACGCCCGCGCCCTGGCCGCGGATCCCCACCGAGGAGCCGGCGGTCGATCCGGGCGAGCTCTACGGGGTGGTGCCGACGGATCCGCGTACGCCGTACGACGTCCGCGAGGTGATCGCCCGGATCGTCGACGGCTCCCGGTTCGCCGAGTTCAAGCCGGACTACGGCGACACGCTGGTCACCGGGTTCGCCCACCTGCACGGCCATCCGGTGGGCATCGTGGCCAACAACGGCGTGCTGTTCGCCGAGTCGGCGCTCAAGGGCGCGCACTTCATCGAGCTGTGCGACCAGCGCGGGATCCCGCTGGTGTTCCTGCAGAACATCACCGGGTTCATGGTCGGCCGGGAGTACGAGGCCGGCGGCATCGCCAAGCACGGCGCGAAGCTGGTCACCGCGGTGGCGACCACCCGGGTGCCCAAGCTGACGGTGGTGATCGGCGGCTCGTTCGGCGCCGGGAACTACGCGATGTGCGGCCGGGCGTACTCGCCCCGGTTCCTGTTCATGTGGCCGAACGCCCGGATCTCGGTGATGGGCGGCGAGCAGGCGGCGACCGTGCTGGGCACGGTCGGCAGCGCCAACGACCCGGACGCGATCCGCGCCCAGTACGAGACCCAGGGCCACCCCTACTACTCCACCGCCCGGATCTGGGACGACGGGGTGATCGACCCGGCCGACACCCGGACCGTGCTCGGCCTGTCGCTGTCCATCGCCGCCAATGCCCCGCTCGCCGAGCCCGGCTTCGGCGTCTTCCGGATGTGA
- a CDS encoding hydroxymethylglutaryl-CoA lyase produces the protein MDYGVTALPGLPSRVTICEVGPRDGLQNESAVVPVEIKAEFVERLVAAGHTMVEVTSFVPAKWVPQLADAEQLLERLTFADGVRYPVLVPNQRGLDRALALGVRDIAVFASATETFARRNLNRTVDESLTMFAPVVERARAEGLGVRAYVSMCFGDPWEGEVPIAQVVAVARRLMELGCTQLSLGDTIGVGTPGRVAALLDALVADGTPVEHVAVHFHDTYGQALANTLVALQRGVTTVDASAGGLGGCPYAKSATGNLATEDLVWQLHGLGIETGIDLGKLAETSRWMAGVLGRPSPSRAVTALTGA, from the coding sequence GTGGACTACGGCGTCACCGCCCTTCCCGGCCTCCCGTCGCGGGTCACGATCTGCGAGGTCGGGCCGCGCGACGGGCTGCAGAACGAGTCCGCCGTCGTGCCCGTCGAGATCAAGGCGGAGTTCGTCGAACGCCTGGTGGCCGCCGGGCACACGATGGTCGAGGTGACCAGTTTCGTGCCGGCCAAATGGGTGCCCCAGCTCGCCGACGCGGAGCAGCTGCTGGAGCGGCTGACGTTCGCCGACGGGGTCCGCTACCCGGTGCTGGTCCCGAACCAGCGTGGGCTGGACCGGGCCCTGGCACTGGGGGTGCGCGACATCGCGGTGTTCGCCAGCGCGACCGAGACGTTCGCCCGGCGCAACCTGAACCGCACCGTCGACGAGTCGCTGACGATGTTCGCCCCGGTCGTCGAGCGGGCCCGTGCTGAGGGTCTGGGCGTCCGGGCGTACGTCTCGATGTGTTTCGGTGATCCCTGGGAGGGCGAGGTGCCGATCGCCCAGGTCGTCGCCGTGGCCCGCCGCTTGATGGAGCTCGGCTGCACGCAGCTCAGCCTGGGCGACACGATCGGCGTCGGCACGCCGGGCCGGGTCGCAGCGCTGCTCGACGCCCTGGTCGCGGACGGTACGCCGGTGGAGCACGTCGCGGTGCACTTCCACGACACGTACGGGCAGGCACTGGCCAACACGCTGGTCGCGCTGCAGCGCGGGGTGACGACCGTGGACGCCTCGGCCGGTGGGCTCGGCGGGTGTCCGTACGCGAAGAGCGCCACCGGCAATCTCGCCACCGAGGACCTGGTCTGGCAGCTGCACGGCCTGGGCATCGAGACCGGTATCGACCTGGGCAAACTCGCCGAGACCAGCCGCTGGATGGCCGGTGTCCTGGGCCGGCCCAGCCCGTCGCGCGCCGTCACCGCGCTCACCGGCGCCTGA
- a CDS encoding TetR/AcrR family transcriptional regulator, whose protein sequence is MTGRIPRASSRDAILRVFAEQVAERGYADTSLGDVAAELGLSKGTIVHHFRSKEAMLGELHVAYFGRRFAEADFIAAELDDPVRRLIAMIYALLKAHRDDRAASLACLRELVRYFEGEVAEYVRGQRVAYTEILVGILRDGVRQGVLHTGDPRMTALHIFGMCNYAWTWYRPDGPQSIEQIAAQFTHDILGGLTHPAGDAALTDRIDEAIATVRRASGGVPHPV, encoded by the coding sequence GTGACCGGCCGAATTCCCCGTGCGAGCTCCCGCGACGCGATTCTGCGAGTGTTCGCCGAGCAGGTGGCCGAGCGGGGTTACGCCGACACCAGCCTGGGCGACGTCGCGGCGGAGCTGGGCCTGAGCAAGGGCACGATCGTCCACCACTTCCGCAGCAAGGAAGCGATGCTCGGCGAGTTGCACGTAGCGTACTTCGGCCGGCGTTTCGCCGAGGCGGACTTCATCGCGGCCGAGCTCGACGATCCGGTCCGGCGGCTGATCGCCATGATCTACGCCCTGCTGAAGGCCCACCGCGACGACCGCGCCGCCAGCCTCGCCTGCCTGCGCGAGCTGGTCCGGTACTTCGAGGGCGAGGTCGCCGAGTACGTTCGCGGCCAGCGGGTCGCGTACACCGAGATCCTGGTCGGCATCCTGCGCGACGGGGTGCGGCAGGGCGTCCTGCACACCGGCGACCCGCGGATGACCGCGCTGCACATCTTCGGCATGTGCAACTACGCCTGGACCTGGTACCGGCCGGACGGCCCGCAGTCCATCGAGCAGATCGCCGCCCAGTTCACCCACGACATCCTCGGCGGCCTCACCCACCCGGCCGGCGACGCCGCCCTGACCGACCGGATCGACGAGGCGATCGCGACGGTCCGCCGGGCCTCGGGCGGCGTGCCCCACCCGGTCTGA
- a CDS encoding acyl-CoA dehydrogenase family protein, with protein MDLELSDEHAALRATVEDFAQKEVAPVIGDFYERGAFPYDLVRKMGAMGLFGLPFPEEHGGMGGDYFALCLALEELARVDSSVAVTLEAGVSLGAMPIFRFGTDEQKAAWLPQLAAGERLGAFGLTEAGGGSDASATRTTARVEDGEWVINGSKCFITNSGTDITALVTVTAVTGERDGRKQISAIIVPSGTPGFTVSEKYSKVGWAASDTRELAFDDVRVPVANLLGEQGRGYAQFLSILDEGRVAFAALAVGLAQGCVDESVRYARERQAFGHHLGHYQAIQFKIADMEVRAHTARMAYYAAAAKMLAGKPFKKEASIAKLAASNAAMDNARDATQIFGGYGFMNDYPVGRFYRDAKILEIGEGTSEVQRMLIARHLGLVATAA; from the coding sequence ATGGATCTTGAACTTTCCGACGAGCACGCCGCGCTCCGCGCGACGGTCGAGGACTTCGCGCAGAAGGAGGTCGCCCCGGTCATCGGGGACTTCTACGAACGCGGGGCGTTCCCCTACGACCTGGTCCGCAAGATGGGGGCGATGGGCCTGTTCGGCCTGCCGTTCCCGGAGGAGCACGGCGGGATGGGCGGCGACTACTTCGCGCTGTGCCTGGCCTTGGAGGAGCTCGCCCGCGTCGACTCGTCGGTCGCCGTCACCCTGGAGGCCGGCGTCTCCCTCGGCGCCATGCCGATCTTCCGCTTCGGCACCGACGAGCAGAAGGCCGCCTGGCTGCCGCAGCTCGCCGCGGGTGAGCGGCTCGGCGCCTTCGGCCTGACCGAGGCCGGCGGCGGCAGCGACGCGAGCGCCACCCGCACCACCGCCCGGGTGGAGGACGGCGAGTGGGTGATCAACGGCTCCAAGTGCTTCATCACCAACTCCGGCACGGACATCACCGCGCTGGTCACGGTCACCGCGGTGACCGGGGAGCGGGACGGCCGCAAGCAGATCTCCGCGATCATCGTCCCGTCCGGCACGCCCGGGTTCACGGTCAGCGAGAAGTACTCCAAGGTCGGCTGGGCCGCGTCGGACACCCGCGAGCTCGCCTTCGACGACGTACGCGTGCCGGTCGCGAACCTGCTCGGCGAACAGGGCCGCGGTTACGCCCAGTTCCTGTCCATTCTCGACGAGGGCCGGGTCGCCTTCGCCGCACTCGCGGTCGGGCTCGCCCAGGGCTGCGTCGACGAGTCGGTCCGCTATGCCCGCGAGCGGCAGGCCTTCGGTCACCACCTCGGTCACTATCAGGCCATTCAATTCAAGATCGCCGACATGGAGGTACGGGCCCACACCGCCCGGATGGCGTACTACGCGGCAGCGGCGAAGATGCTCGCCGGCAAACCGTTCAAGAAGGAGGCCTCGATCGCGAAACTCGCCGCCTCCAACGCCGCCATGGACAACGCCCGCGACGCCACCCAGATCTTCGGCGGCTACGGCTTCATGAACGACTACCCGGTGGGCCGCTTCTACCGCGACGCCAAGATCCTCGAGATCGGCGAGGGCACCTCCGAGGTCCAGCGCATGCTGATCGCCCGCCACCTCGGCCTCGTGGCGACCGCGGCATAG
- a CDS encoding biotin carboxylase N-terminal domain-containing protein gives MFSTVLVANRGEIAVRVIRTLRRLGIRAVAVYSDADARAPHVTAADVAVRLGPAAATASYLSIEAVLAAARATGAQAIHPGYGFLSENTAFAAACEAAGITFIGPPAPAIEAMGDKIRAKQTVAKAGVPVVPGSDGSGLSDDDLIAAVHETGLPVLLKPSAGGGGKGMREVHDAGDLRAVIASARREARSSFGDDTLLVERLITTPRHIEIQVLADGHGNVVHLGERECSLQRRHQKIVEEAPSPLLTAERRAAMGAAACEAARSVGYVGAGTVEFIVAGDRPDDWFFMEMNTRLQVEHPVTEEVYGVDLVEMQLRVAAGEPAPWPAALLPRGHAIEVRVYAEDPAAGFLPTGGRILTLREPHGLPGVRVDSGIAEGGLVGSDYDPMLSKIIAYGGDRAEALRRLDAALSRTVLLGLGTNIGFLRALLADPDVRAGNLDTGLVGRRLDTLTENRPPADVIGAAIGTALLDLEPPAGSGRVVDPFDIPGGWRPGGRAWTTHRLVIDGNPPVEVRSRGRAADAEITVDGGPPIRISTGPDGRHSQDGTTRMYAIARDPAGILWIGRDGQAWAVRRQEALDAAGGPAAAAGGPVRSPMPGTVTVVAVAEGDHVTAGQTVAVVEAMKMEHTLTAPVDGTVRELHARVGATVAKDTVLLIIEGASDGS, from the coding sequence ATGTTCTCCACCGTGCTGGTCGCCAACCGTGGCGAGATCGCGGTCCGCGTCATCCGGACCCTGCGCCGGCTCGGGATCCGCGCGGTCGCGGTGTACTCCGACGCCGACGCGCGGGCCCCGCACGTGACCGCGGCCGACGTCGCGGTCCGGCTCGGGCCGGCCGCCGCGACCGCGTCGTACCTGTCCATCGAGGCGGTGCTGGCCGCGGCGCGGGCGACCGGGGCGCAGGCGATCCACCCCGGGTACGGGTTCCTCAGCGAGAACACCGCGTTCGCCGCCGCGTGCGAGGCCGCCGGGATCACCTTCATCGGCCCGCCCGCCCCGGCCATCGAGGCGATGGGCGACAAGATCCGGGCCAAGCAGACCGTGGCCAAGGCCGGTGTCCCGGTCGTGCCCGGCTCCGACGGCAGCGGCCTGTCCGACGACGACCTGATCGCCGCCGTCCACGAGACCGGCCTGCCGGTGCTGCTCAAGCCGTCGGCCGGCGGCGGCGGCAAGGGCATGCGCGAGGTCCACGACGCCGGCGACCTGCGCGCGGTGATCGCGAGCGCGCGCCGGGAGGCGCGGAGCTCGTTCGGCGACGACACCCTGCTGGTCGAGCGGCTGATCACCACGCCCCGGCACATCGAGATCCAGGTGCTGGCCGACGGGCACGGCAATGTGGTGCACCTCGGCGAGCGGGAGTGCTCGCTGCAGCGCCGGCACCAGAAGATCGTCGAGGAGGCGCCGTCGCCGCTGCTCACCGCGGAGCGCCGGGCCGCGATGGGGGCGGCGGCCTGCGAGGCCGCCCGCAGCGTCGGCTACGTCGGCGCCGGCACGGTCGAGTTCATCGTGGCCGGTGACCGGCCCGACGACTGGTTCTTCATGGAGATGAACACCCGGCTGCAGGTCGAGCACCCGGTCACCGAGGAGGTGTACGGCGTCGACCTGGTCGAGATGCAGCTGCGCGTCGCGGCCGGCGAGCCGGCGCCCTGGCCGGCCGCGCTGCTCCCCCGCGGCCATGCGATCGAGGTGCGGGTGTACGCCGAGGACCCCGCGGCCGGCTTCCTGCCCACCGGCGGCCGCATCCTGACCCTGCGCGAGCCGCACGGCCTGCCCGGGGTGCGGGTCGACTCGGGGATCGCCGAGGGCGGCCTGGTCGGCTCGGACTACGACCCGATGCTGTCGAAGATCATCGCGTACGGCGGGGACCGGGCCGAGGCCCTGCGCCGCCTGGACGCCGCCCTGAGCCGGACCGTCCTGCTCGGACTGGGCACGAACATCGGCTTCCTGCGTGCCCTGCTGGCCGACCCGGACGTACGCGCCGGGAACCTCGACACCGGCCTGGTCGGGCGCCGCCTCGACACCCTCACCGAGAACCGGCCGCCGGCCGACGTGATCGGCGCCGCGATCGGCACCGCCCTGCTCGACCTGGAACCCCCGGCCGGATCGGGGCGGGTCGTCGACCCGTTCGACATCCCCGGCGGATGGCGGCCGGGCGGCCGGGCGTGGACGACCCACCGGCTGGTCATCGACGGGAACCCGCCGGTCGAGGTCCGCTCGCGCGGGCGCGCGGCCGACGCCGAGATCACCGTCGACGGCGGGCCGCCGATCCGGATCAGCACCGGTCCGGACGGCCGGCACAGCCAGGACGGGACCACCCGGATGTACGCGATCGCCCGCGACCCGGCCGGGATCCTCTGGATCGGCCGCGACGGCCAGGCCTGGGCGGTCCGCCGGCAGGAGGCCCTCGACGCCGCCGGCGGTCCCGCGGCCGCGGCCGGCGGGCCGGTCCGCTCGCCGATGCCGGGCACCGTGACCGTCGTCGCGGTCGCCGAGGGCGACCACGTCACGGCCGGTCAGACGGTCGCCGTCGTGGAGGCCATGAAGATGGAGCACACCCTCACCGCACCGGTCGACGGCACCGTCCGCGAGCTGCACGCCCGCGTCGGCGCGACCGTCGCCAAAGACACCGTCCTGTTGATCATCGAGGGAGCCAGCGATGGATCTTGA
- a CDS encoding AAA family ATPase, with the protein MAPALRLEILGPLRLWRDGSEVDPGPQQQSLLLALLLARAGQPVSVAELIDLIWGEDAPASAVNVIQKYVGTLRRLFEPDLPARDAGAYLLRRGNGYLFTAGSAGLDLRTFRELVATARAEPAPGTALEHYLAAVGLWRGPAGHGLPHGPAAMAAFGALDGEFHDACVATAALAVRQCRPATALPALRLAASTAPLHEPVQAALIVTLGAAGHRSEALSVYREVRIRLAAELGVDPGPALRDAHRRVLAPVSAPAATIAPPVPADPVDAAHGLVGRAEEMAMLRHTVASAFAGGTGLGLVEGEPGVGKTRLLAEVAAEAGRRGALVVWSSCTDGDGTPSMWPWVQAIGTILDGLSPAAREEWLAGGLGRLVKPHAHDVPEAPVLPDSGAQFRLFEQVLALVGQAAAERPTLLVIDDLQWADVGSMDLFGHLTARLPAGVVVVGALRDRAPAPTSELSRMLAAASRVPGHRRIRLGPLDLAAVTDLVRREAGRIPDEDTIKSIHSRTAGNAFFVLEVSRMIADGGDAASAAGVPSTVRDVVLDRMSGIGHEARELLRIAALVGRDVDVALLAEIAGIDVETCLELLEPVGALGLLEPRPEDPFRFRFAHDLVREAVAETTPPGRAKPLHLRVADALRSLDPSGESVAERRAYHLWAAGPLADPAHTAEALVHAGRRAAVKSAFEAAERHLRSAAQVARTAGLAEWELSALLELTTIVGMRSMYGSAALDLMTRAEQLARELGRDRQATDFLFSRWAAHAQAIELDRSGPLARQMLERGEASDDPVLREYGVHAWGIHQWAVGNIGAAFRYLSRSGRDLAPRGEDPLRHDLQLLSAGMLAETTALHGDVPAAWAAVDALEDAAGDDPYVITVWATFAVRIAALTGEPDRALRAARRGIAVDPEFSFAFLGTYQRLARCWALAVTGHDPAGAAAEAERVIATMLLDPPRSCVATWFGLLAEMRLAAGALDEAGAALDRADHFLAAHGQRYPEGLLLLFRARLLHARGEPVAVVRAAAERARRLSADREAHLFAHRADEFLATLGDT; encoded by the coding sequence ATGGCTCCCGCCCTGCGCCTGGAGATCCTCGGGCCGCTCCGGCTCTGGCGCGACGGGTCCGAAGTGGACCCGGGCCCGCAGCAGCAGTCGCTCCTGCTGGCGCTGTTGCTGGCCCGGGCCGGTCAGCCGGTGAGCGTGGCCGAGCTGATCGACCTGATCTGGGGCGAGGACGCGCCGGCCAGCGCGGTGAACGTCATCCAGAAGTACGTCGGCACGCTCCGCCGGCTGTTCGAGCCCGACCTCCCGGCCCGCGACGCCGGCGCGTACCTGCTCCGCCGCGGCAACGGTTACCTGTTCACGGCCGGTTCCGCCGGGCTGGACCTGCGCACCTTCCGCGAGCTGGTCGCCACGGCCCGCGCCGAGCCGGCTCCCGGGACAGCGCTGGAGCACTACCTGGCGGCGGTCGGGCTCTGGCGCGGCCCGGCCGGTCACGGGCTGCCGCACGGCCCGGCCGCGATGGCCGCCTTCGGCGCGCTGGACGGCGAGTTCCACGACGCGTGCGTGGCGACCGCCGCGCTGGCGGTGCGGCAGTGCCGGCCGGCGACCGCGTTGCCGGCGCTGCGCCTGGCCGCGTCGACGGCGCCGTTGCACGAGCCGGTGCAGGCCGCCCTGATCGTCACCCTGGGCGCGGCCGGGCACCGGTCCGAGGCGCTGTCGGTGTACCGCGAGGTGCGGATCCGGCTGGCCGCGGAGCTCGGCGTCGACCCCGGCCCGGCCCTGCGCGACGCCCACCGGCGGGTCCTGGCCCCGGTTTCCGCCCCGGCCGCCACGATCGCGCCGCCGGTGCCGGCGGACCCGGTCGACGCGGCGCACGGCCTGGTCGGGCGGGCCGAGGAGATGGCGATGCTGCGGCACACGGTGGCGTCCGCCTTCGCCGGCGGCACCGGACTGGGCCTGGTCGAGGGCGAGCCGGGGGTGGGCAAGACCCGCCTGCTGGCGGAGGTCGCCGCCGAGGCCGGCCGGCGCGGCGCGCTGGTCGTCTGGAGCTCCTGCACGGACGGCGACGGGACCCCGTCGATGTGGCCGTGGGTGCAGGCGATCGGCACGATCCTCGACGGGCTGTCGCCGGCGGCGCGTGAGGAGTGGCTCGCCGGCGGACTCGGCCGGCTGGTGAAGCCGCACGCCCACGACGTCCCCGAAGCGCCGGTGCTGCCCGACAGCGGCGCCCAGTTCCGGCTGTTCGAGCAGGTCCTCGCGCTGGTCGGGCAGGCCGCGGCGGAGCGGCCGACGCTGCTGGTGATCGACGACCTGCAGTGGGCGGACGTCGGTTCGATGGACCTTTTCGGTCACCTGACGGCCCGCCTCCCGGCCGGCGTCGTGGTGGTCGGCGCGCTGCGGGACCGGGCTCCGGCGCCGACGTCCGAGCTGTCCCGGATGCTGGCGGCGGCCAGCCGGGTGCCCGGTCACCGCCGGATCCGGCTCGGGCCGCTGGATCTGGCCGCGGTGACGGATCTGGTGCGTCGCGAGGCCGGCCGCATTCCGGATGAGGACACGATCAAGAGCATTCATTCCCGTACGGCGGGAAATGCGTTTTTTGTCCTTGAAGTGTCCCGAATGATCGCCGACGGTGGCGACGCCGCGTCGGCGGCCGGCGTGCCCTCCACCGTGCGTGACGTGGTGCTCGACCGGATGTCCGGAATCGGCCACGAGGCCCGTGAGCTGCTGCGGATCGCCGCGCTCGTGGGCCGGGACGTGGACGTCGCGCTGCTCGCCGAGATCGCCGGCATCGACGTCGAGACCTGCCTCGAGCTTCTCGAACCGGTCGGCGCGCTGGGCCTGCTCGAACCCCGGCCGGAGGATCCGTTCCGGTTCCGCTTCGCTCACGACCTGGTCCGCGAGGCGGTCGCCGAGACCACCCCGCCGGGCCGGGCCAAACCGCTGCACCTGCGGGTCGCGGACGCGCTGCGCAGCCTCGACCCGAGTGGCGAGTCGGTCGCCGAACGCCGCGCCTACCACCTGTGGGCGGCCGGGCCGCTGGCTGATCCGGCGCACACCGCGGAGGCGCTGGTGCACGCCGGTCGCCGGGCGGCCGTCAAGTCCGCGTTCGAGGCGGCCGAGCGGCACCTGCGATCCGCCGCGCAGGTCGCGCGGACCGCCGGACTGGCCGAGTGGGAGCTGTCCGCCCTGCTGGAGCTCACCACGATCGTCGGGATGCGGTCGATGTACGGCTCGGCCGCGCTGGACCTGATGACCCGGGCCGAGCAATTGGCCCGGGAGCTGGGCCGGGACCGGCAGGCCACCGACTTCCTGTTCTCGCGCTGGGCCGCGCACGCCCAGGCGATCGAGCTCGACCGCAGCGGCCCGCTGGCCCGCCAGATGCTGGAGCGTGGCGAGGCGTCCGACGACCCGGTCCTGCGCGAGTACGGCGTGCACGCCTGGGGCATCCACCAGTGGGCGGTCGGCAACATCGGCGCGGCGTTCCGGTACCTGAGCCGCTCCGGCCGCGACCTCGCCCCGCGCGGGGAGGACCCGCTCCGGCACGACCTGCAGCTGCTCTCGGCCGGGATGCTGGCCGAGACGACCGCGTTGCACGGCGACGTCCCGGCGGCGTGGGCGGCGGTCGACGCGCTGGAGGACGCGGCGGGGGACGACCCGTACGTGATCACGGTGTGGGCGACCTTCGCCGTCCGGATCGCCGCGCTGACCGGCGAGCCGGACCGGGCGCTGCGGGCCGCGCGGCGCGGGATCGCCGTCGACCCCGAGTTCAGCTTCGCCTTCCTCGGCACCTACCAGCGGCTGGCCCGCTGCTGGGCGCTCGCCGTGACCGGCCACGACCCGGCCGGCGCGGCGGCCGAGGCCGAGCGCGTCATCGCCACCATGCTGCTCGACCCGCCCCGCTCGTGCGTGGCCACCTGGTTCGGCCTGCTCGCCGAGATGCGGCTGGCGGCCGGCGCCCTGGACGAGGCCGGCGCCGCCCTCGACCGGGCCGACCACTTCCTCGCCGCCCACGGCCAGCGCTACCCGGAGGGTCTGCTCCTGCTGTTCCGGGCCCGGCTGCTGCACGCCCGGGGCGAGCCGGTCGCGGTGGTCCGGGCGGCCGCCGAGCGGGCGCGCCGGCTGTCCGCCGACCGCGAGGCCCATCTGTTCGCCCACCGCGCCGACGAGTTCCTGGCCACCCTCGGCGACACCTAG